The Fibrobacter sp. DNA segment TGCTGGAGCGAAAGTTCCGAGCAGTGTACCTTGTAGTAGATTTGACTCGCGGCCTCGCACCCGAAAACGTTCCTGCCCCACTGCGCATAATTCAAGTACAGTTCCAGAATGCGGTCCTTCCCGAGGTTACGTTCCATCACGACCGCGTAGACAAGTTCCTTCAGCTTGCGCTCCCATGTGCGCTCGCCCGTCAAGAACAGGTTCTTCGCTAACTGCTGCGTGATGGTAGAACCGCCATAGCGAAGTTCGCCCTTGGTCATGTTCGCATCCATCGCCTTCGCCATGCTGCGCACGTCAAAACCGGGATGCATGTAGAACGCGGGGTCCTCGACAGCGATTACCGCCTTGCGCAAGTTGATGCTGATGGAATCCAGCGGAACAAAACGGTGCTGTATATTGACCTTCGGGTTGGAATCCACGAGGTCTTCCATAAAGCGGCTCATTGCGGGAGGCGTGTCGCGCATCGCCTGAATTTCATCCAGTTGCCC contains these protein-coding regions:
- the mtgA gene encoding monofunctional biosynthetic peptidoglycan transglycosylase — translated: MLQKIQIVGRILVIVLFIYSVLFTLVGTIFLVKAHSFVFGQLDEIQAMRDTPPAMSRFMEDLVDSNPKVNIQHRFVPLDSISINLRKAVIAVEDPAFYMHPGFDVRSMAKAMDANMTKGELRYGGSTITQQLAKNLFLTGERTWERKLKELVYAVVMERNLGKDRILELYLNYAQWGRNVFGCEAASQIYYKVHCSELSLQQATNLAAMLASPGNSEPEDNSELMQRRRKVIQQNLKDGALLP